The following nucleotide sequence is from Pedobacter sp. PACM 27299.
CAGCTGCAGGGTAAACTGTCCTGCCATTTCCGTGTTGATGATCTTCGCATCGATCTTTGTAATGCAAAAATCTGAACCTATAGAGGGGAAGCGCTCTACGAGTTTACACATCATTCTGTAAGTCCAGAAGTTAGGGTTTTTTGGCCCCATGATGATGGTGTTAAAAATGAAGTCAGTAAAGTAAAAAGCTCCGGCTGTTAACACTAAAACGACTGCTAATGCGCGTAGTAGGTGTTTGCGGAGGACATCGATATGGTCAAAGAATGACATTTCTGCCTCTAAAGTTTTTCCTTTTTCTTTTATAGCACCAATAAGGTCCCTTTTCTTAGTATCACTCATGTACGTTATTTGTAAAACAAAAATACCATTCTATTTTGTTTAGAATGGTATTTACGTTTTAAATCTACTAAATAGTTTTTGTTAGCGGGAATTTGCTTTGTAACAAGTATAAATCCCGCCATTACTATGACTTATTTATTCCGAAAACTCGAAAGTTTCCATGAACTTAGTGGTAAAATTACCAGCTCTGAAGTTCGGGTCTTTCATCAGTTTTAAGTGGAATGGGATCGTCGTTTTAATACCTTCGATTACAAATTCACTTAAGGCACGCTCCATGGTACTGATCGCTTCTTCGCGGGTTTGAGCCACACAAATCAGTTTAGCAATCATTGAGTCGTAGTTAGAAGGAATCTGGTAACCAGCATATACGTGCGTATCTACCCTCACCCCATGACCACCTGGAGAGTGGAAGTTGGTGATTTTTCCAGGACAAGGTCTGAAGTTATTGAATGGATCTTCAGCATTGATCCTGCACTCGATTGCGTGCATATTTGGTAAATAATTTTTTCCTGAGATCGGTACACCAGAAGCTACTTTAATCTGTTCTTTGATTAGATCATAGTTGATTACTTCTTCTGTTACCGGGTGTTCTACCTGGATACGGGTATTCATCTCCATGAAGTAGAAATTACGGTGTTTGTCTACCAGGAATTCAATGGTCCCTGCACCTTCATATTGTACCGCAATGGCACCTTTGATGGCTGCTTCACCCATTTTCTCACGAAGTTCTGGTGTCATGAATGGTGATGGTGCTTCTTCAACCAGCTTTTGATGGCGACGTTGAATTGAACAATCACGTTCCGACAAGTGACAAGCCTTACCATATTGATCTCCGATGATCTGGATTTCAATGTGACGAGGATCTTCGATATATTTCTCTAAGTAAAGACCATCATTTCCAAAGGCTGCACCTGACTCTTGTCTGGCGCTATCCCATGCATTTTCAAAATCTTCATCTTTCCAAACTACACGCATTCCACGGCCACCACCACCGGCAGTTGCTTTAAGAATAACGGGGTAGCCCATTTCATTGGCCATCGAAATTCCATCCTTGAAATTTTCAAGCAATCCCTTCGATCCTGGAATAGTAGGGACACCAGCTTTTTTCATCGTTTCTTTTGCCGAAGCTTTATCACCCATTGAGTTGATCTGCTCCGGTGTAGCACCGATAAATTTAATTCCATAATCACGGCAAACTGAAGAAAACTTAGCGTTCTCAGAAAGGAAACCGTAACCTGGGTGAATGGCATCTGCATTTGTTAATTCTGCAGCTGAAATAATATTCGGGATGCTCAGGTAAGAATCCTTACTTGGCGGCGGCCCTATACAAACAGCTTCATCGGCAAAACGTACATGTAAACTTTCTCTGTCTGCAGTAGAGTAAACAGCTACGGTTTTGATGCCCATCTCTTTACAGGTGCGGATGATACGCAAAGCGATCTCGCCCCTGTTGGCAATTAGTATCTTTTTAAACATATATTTTTTCTTTTCCCCCCGAATTAGTTCAGGGCATATTAAGCAATGAGCTGTTGATCTTTCAATTCAGAAAATTGAATTTTCAACAGAACGAATTACATAGGTTCAACTAAAAATAACGGTTGGTCATATTCTACTGGAGAAGCATTCTCTACTAAAACTTTCACGATTCTACCAGAAACTTCACTTTCGATTTCATTGAACAATTTCATCGCTTCGATAATACAGATCACTTTACCTACTGGGAATTCATCACCTACATTTACGAAAGATGGTTTATCCGGGCTAGATGAGCGGTAGAAAGTTCCGATCATTGGTGATTTAATAGTGATGTATTTTGAATCATCTTCTACAGCAACAGGTGCTTTTGTTTCTGTTGGGGTAGTTGGTTGAGGTGCTGCCGCTGCCGGAGCTACTGCTGGAGCAATCTGTGCTGGTACCGTTGCCTGAACGTAGGTAGGAGCCTGATTGGTTTTAATTGTTATTTTGAAATCTTCCTGCTCAATAGCGACTTCATTTACGCCCGAACGAGAAACAAATTTAATAAGTTCCTGAATTTGTTTGATATCCATTTTTTGGTGTTTTTTAGAGAAAACAGTATGTCTTAACAATTATCTAAGTTAAGATTAATTATTTTATAAAATTAATAAGCCCACTTTAAGTACACAGAACCCCAGGTGAAACCACCTCCAAATGCTGCAAGGATGATGTTATCGCCTTTTTTCAATTGGCTTTCCCATTCCCATAGACATAGTGGAATTGTTCCATTAGTGGTATTTCCGTAACGTTGAATGTTGATCATTACCTTTTCTGTGCCCAGGCCCATTCTTGATGCTGTAGCATCGATGATCCTTTTATTGGCTTGATGTGGAACCAACCAGGTCACATCATCAGAAGTCAGGTTATTGCGTTCCATGATTTCGGCCGCAACATCTGCCATATTAGTAACCGCAAATTTGAATACTGCCTGACCTTCCTGATGCACAACGTGCTCATTATTGTCGACCGTCTCATGGCTTGCCGGTCTGGCAGAACCGCCAGCTTTTTGGTGTAAGAATTGACGACCAGCACCATCACTTTTCAGGATGGAGTCCTGGATGCCCATTCCTTCCTCATTTGGCTCTAAAAGAACTGCACCGCAGCCATCACCAAAGATGATGCAGGTGGTACGGTCCTGGTAATTGATGATAGAAGACATTTTGTCGCCGCCAACCACCAATACTTTTTTATGTTTACCGGATTCGATGAACTGAGCCCCAGTAGACAAACCGAAGATGAATCCTGAACAAGCTGCCTGCAGGTCATAGCCCCAGGCATTCTTTGCGCCGATTTTATCAGCAAGGATGTTCGCCGAAGCAGGGAAAGGCATATCAGGAGTGGTGGTACAAAAGATGATCAATTCGATCTCTTCTGCAGTAATCCCACGTTTCTTAAGTAAACCATTCACCGCATGAACTGCCATGTCTGAAGTACCTAATCCTTCACCTTTCAATATTCTCCGCTCTTTGATACCAGTCCTGGATAAAATCCATTCATCCGTAGTTTCTACAATGGATTCTAGCTCTTTATTAGTTAGTACGTAATCTGGTACGTAACCATTAACAGCCGTAATCGCAGCGTGAATTTTATTCATTTTCAATGTTCTTATTTAAATGCAGCTTGAATTTTACCTACCAAGCCAGTAGTAATCATGTCTCTTGACTGAAGAATCATGTTCTTAACAGCTGTCGGACTTGAAATGCCATGACCTATGACCACAGGGGCATTGACACCTAGAACCGGGCTTCCGCCATAGTTTTCGTAGTTAAAGCGGTCAAAGAAATCATCCTTTAAACCTCTTTTTAGTGTCAATACATAAAATGACTCTGCCAGTTTCAGCATCACATTTCCTGTAAATCCATCGCATACAATTACGTCAGCCTTATCGTTGAATAAGTCCCTTCCTTCTACATTACCCACAAAGTTGAAAAGATTGGTATCTCTCATTAAAGGGAAAGTCGCCAAACTAAGCATATTGCCTTTTTCGTCTTCTTCACCAATATTCAATAACGCAACCTTAGGCTGTTCAGTACCAAACATGCACTCGGCATACAAACTACCTAAAGCACCAAATTGAAGCAAGGTGTCAGGCTTACAGTCGGCATTTGCACCAACATCAAGCATTAAACCTAGGCCTCCACTTAGTTTTGGAAGAATTGTAAGGATACATGGCCTGATGATTCCCGGAATAGTTTTTACACTAAACACGGCACCAACAAGCATTGCACCAGAGTTACCGGCGCTGGCAAAGGCATCGATTTTACCTTCTTTAAGTAAGGAAAAGCCGACAGCAATGCTGGAATTAGGCTTTTGAACAATAGCCTTAGTGGGATGTTCGCCCATACCAATCACTTCTTCGGTATGAACATATTCAAAGTGATCCGGATTGAATCCGTTTTCAGTGAGAAGGGGCTTAATCTGCTGTGTATCTCCGATCAACACTATGTGCTCCCCGGGAGATAACAATTGATGGGCAGCTATTGCTCCTAAAACGTTCGCTTTAGGAGCATAGTCTCCGCCCATTATATCGAGACCTATTTTCATAGTAAAAAATCAGTTTGTGTTTAGAAGGCAAAATTGCCCTAGTTTTCCGTCGCTAAAGGTAAACTTTCAGCGACTTAAAACACAAACTATTTTTCAAGAAAATTAACCTATTGAAGTGTTTTCAATAACCAATTTACCGTTGTAGTATAGGTTACCATCAACGTTGTATGCATGGTGAGGTACGTGAATTGCACCAGTGGTTTGACAAGTAGCCAAAGAAGGAGCTACCGCTTTATAGTGAGTTCTTCTTTTATCTCTTCTACTCTTAGAAATCTTGCGTTTTGGATGTGCCATTGCTGATTTGTTTAATTATTATTTTAATTTTTTTAATGCTGCCCAACGCGGGTCATCATCGTTATTTTCTTCTTGTTGTTGTTCTTGTCTATCAATTGAAAAACTTTCCAGTCTCGCAATCATTTCCTCGTCGCATTTCTGGCCATTGCCATCCTGCTCACAGGCTTTAATATAAGGTACTGATACATTGATGAGTTCGTATATCGGAAGCGCAACATCTACTTCGCTTTCTTTTGTACTCAGGACAATGATTTCTAAATCATCACTTTCCAGTTCATCTTCAGCAAATTTTACAATCTGCCTTTCTTGTATGCTTATTGGTGCATTAAATTCCGACAAACATTTGTCACAATCCAATACGATTGTTCCTTTGATGTCGAAATGCAAAAGTAGCATTGTTTCCTGTTTATCCAGTTCAATGCCAACTTTTAAGTTTCCTTTTTTTACTAAAGAGTATTCAAAGGCCTCAAAAAAGCTGTTATCAACCTCAAAATCAAACTGATGTTTGCCGATTTTAAGGCCCGTAAATGGGATTGAAAATTGTTTTAATGGTTTCAATTGTAACAAAATTTTAGCCCGCAAATGTAGGAATTATTTTATAGAATTAAAATGTTTTTTCATTCTAATTTGCGTCGTCTTTTATATCCGCTGCAGTTTCTATAATTTTCCCCCCACTTCTCAGCTGGTTTTTCAATAATTCTTCCTGTTCTCTTCTGTTTCTCAGGATGTGAGTTGCTGCAAATAAGGCTTCTATAAATGAAGTCGGATCTGCCAGGTTCTTTCCTGCAATGTCGTATCCTGTGCCATGATCCGGTGAGGTACGCACGATTTTCAGGCCTGCAGAGTAGTTTACGCCAGTGCCAAAAGCGATGGTTTTAAAAGGGATCAAACCCTGGTCATGATACATCGCCAATACGGCATCAAATTGCTTGTAACTGCCCTTGCCAAAAAAGCCATCCGCAGGGTAAGGACCAAAACAAATGACGCCTTTATCGAAAGCTTGCTGAATTGCCGGCATGATGATATCCGTCTCTTCGCTGCCCAATAAGCCATTATCGCCCGCATGTGGATTTAATCCCAATACCGCAATTTTCGGTTTTTCAATCCAGAAATCTTTCTTTAAAGTCTCATTCATCAGGATCAGTTTCTTCACAATCTTTTCAATTGTGATACTTTTTGAAACTTCTGTAATGGGAATGTGCCCGGTTACCACACCTACCTTAATGTCTTCACTCACCAAAAGCATCAATACGTCGCTGCTTCCACTGCGTTCCATCAGATATTCGGTATGTCCTGGGAATTTAAAGGTATCTGATTGTATATTATGTTTGTTGATCGGGGCCGTTACCAAGGCATCAATTTCCCCTTTGATCAGATCTTCTGTCGCTTTCTCTAAAGAAAGTAAGGCATATTTACCACCAGTTTCATTGGCTACACCCAGGTCGATTTTCACATCTTCCTCCCAGCAATTGATCATATTCGCCTTCTTAGGATTGGCCAATGCAGCCTCTGTAATCACATTGAAGTTGAAATCACTCAGCCCTAAAGCCTTGCGATGGTAGGAAGCAACCTTGGTATGTCCATAAACGATAGGGGTACAGTAATCCAGGATTGCGCTCTCGGCTAAAGTCTTGAGGATGACCTCCAAACCTATGCCGTTCACATCTCCTATGCTGATTCCGATTTTAATCTTATTGCTCATACTTCAAAAAAATTTAGCGCAAATTACAGAATTCATTTTAAAATGGTTGGTTTTTCTGGCGCTTGTATTTCCACTTTTGTAGAAATGGAAGCCGATCTCTAAAACGATCGGAAAATGATATCCTTATTTTTAAGGCTGTAGAGGGTGTTTTAGTGGATTGTTGCTCTGATACTCGCAAAACTTTGCTTATTTTGCAGCTTTTAGAAGGAGAATATATGAGTTTGGTAAGGGCAAAAAAACATTTAGGACAACATTTTTTAACGGACAAAAAGATTGCCGCGAAAATCGTAAACGGTCTGGTACATACCGATCAGTACAAACAAGTACTGGAAGTAGGACCAGGAATGGGGATCCTTTCGGACCTGCTGCTGGAAAGAGCAGATCTGGAAACTTTCATGATCGATATCGATGTGGAGTCTTACCATTTCCTGAAAGAGAAATATCCGCAATTAGGAGATCGCTTAATCAATGGCGACTTTTTAGCCTTGGACCTTTCCTCGATCTTCAAAGAAAAATATGCGATCATCGGTAACTTCCCATATAACATCTCTTCTCAGATTCTTTTCAAAATATTGGAAAACAGAAGCCAGGTAGTGGAAATGGTAGGAATGTTCCAGAAGGAAGTGGCAGAACGCTGTGCTTCTAAAGAAGGCACTAAAGACTATGGAATTTTAAGCGTCCTGATTCAGGCGTATTATGATATAGAATATCTATTTACCGTGAAACCGGGAACATTTAACCCACCACCGAAAGTAAATTCAGGGGTGATCAGGTTGAGTCGTAATGACGTGGAAACGCTTCCATGTGATGAAAAACTGTTTTGGCGTACCGTGAAAGCAGGTTTCAACCAGCGTAGGAAAACCTTGAGAAATGCGCTTTCAGGTGTAGTGCCAAAAGAGAAAATGGACGACCATATTTTCTTTGATAAGCGCGCCGAGCAATTGAGTGTTGCCCAGTTTATTGAGCTGACACAGCATTTAACACAGCTTTCACAGTAAATAATAATTGATCAACAACAATATGAGTAAAGGAAGAATTTTAATTGTGGATGAGTTACATCCTGTCTTTAAGGAACGTGCCATCGCTTTGGGTTATGAGGTAGATGACCTGCCATTGTATACCCGTGAGCAAACACTAGCCGCAATTTCCAACTATCAGGGGATCGCTGTGAGAACAAAATTCAGAATTGATCAGGAGCTGATGGCCGCTGCACCCTCATTGAAATTCATTGCCAGAGCAGGTGCCGGTTTAGACAATATTGATGTGGATTACGCAAGGAGTCGGAACATCGAGTTGTTAAATGCTCCGGAAGGCAATATGGATGCCGTAGGAGAACATGCCACAGGGATGCTGCTGTCGTTGATGAACAATTTCCGTAACGCGGATCAGGAGGTTCGCAATGGCATCTGGGACAGAGAAGGAAACCGCGGTTATGAACTAAAAGGTAAAACAGTAGGGATCATTGGCTACGGTTTTATGGGCAAAAGCTTTGCAAAAAAGCTGGCCGGATTTGAAGTCAACGTGATTGCCTATGATAAGTATAAAACTGGTTTCAGTGATGCTTACGCAAAAGAAGTGAGCATGGAGGAGATCGTAAAACATAGCGATGTGTTGAGTTTACACATTCCGCTGACCTCAGAAACGCGTCAGATGGTGGACGAGGAGTACTTCTTCCATTTCCGTAAGCCTATTTTCTTTATCAATACCGCCAGAGGTGAAATTGTCAATACCCAGGCCGTATTACAGGCCATTCAGACGGGTAAAATCTTAGCTGCTGGTTTAGATGTACTGGAAGTGGAGAAATTTCCGTCATTACAGCAAACACCTTGGTTTAATGACCTAAAATCCTCCGGGAAATTGATCCTGACGCCACATGTTGGGGGCTGGACCTTTGAATCTTACCGCAAAATATCGGAAGTTTTAGCAGATAAGCTGATTGCTGTCATTTAAACATACATTTTTGATAAACTGCCCAAAATCAAATTAAATAATTTGTTTTTGTGGTTATACCCCATTATCTTCGTTTTTATTGAAGCAAGACTATGTAGGCTTAACAGCCCATATAGTCTTGTTTGTTTTTATAGTACTACATAAAATAAATTGAGCTATGACAGAGGTTACCTATTATACCCAAGATGGTTTAGACAAACTAAAGGCAGAATTACACCAGATGAAAACCACCGGAAGGCAACAAATCTCTAAGGCAATTGCCGAAGCTAGAGATAAAGGGGATCTTTCCGAGAACGCGGAGTATGATGCAGCGAAGGAAGCACAGGGTTTACATGAAGCTAAAATAGCAAAATTGGCAACTACGCTTTCTACCGCCAGATTAATTGATGAATCAAAGCTGGATACTTCTAAAGTATTGGCCTTATCTATAGTAAAGATCAAAAATGTAAAGAATGGTTCTACCATGTCTTACCAATTGGTCGCAGAAAGTGAAGCAGATCTTAAAACTGGAAAAATTTCCGTTAAGTCGCCGATTGCCAAAGGTTTATTGGGTAAATCGGTAGGTGATAAGATTGAAATTCAGGTTCCTGCGGGAATGATCGAATTTGAAATATTAGAGATAACCCGATAACCCTTTTAAATTACCCATTCGATGGCAAGTATATTTTCAAAAATAGTAGATGGTGAAATCCCTGCACATATCGTAGCGGAAACTACCGAATTCCTGGCATTCTTAGATGTTAACCCCCTCACCATGGGCCATGTCCTGGTGATTCCTAAAAAGGAAATTGACTATATCTTTGATATGGAGGAAGAAAGCTATGTTGGACTCACCATGTTTGCCAAGATTGTGGCAACAGGGCTAAAGGAAGCGTTCCCTTGCAAAAAAGTAGGCGTTGCCGTTATCGGCCTGGAAGTACCGCATGTACACATCCATTTGATCCCTATGAATGCAGTGAACGATATGAACTTTAGTAAGGAAAAATTGAAACCTTCGCAGGAAGAACTGGCAGAAGCCGCATTAAAAATCAAAGCAGCGTTGAATGAAACGACCGCTTAATAGATAAAAAATGAATGGGTGTTGACCCGAAATGAAAAGGGGCGTCTTTATAGGCGTCCCTTTTTTTGTTGAACCGGAGTTAACTAATGGTTAATCGGATTTGTGCCCGGATATATAGCTTTTGATGTGCTGTTGTACTGTTGTTCTGGTGCTGTTTTTCTTTTGCTGGAGCAATGCCGGAGTAAAAGAAAAGCAAAATAAGAGCAAAACAATAGCAAAATAGATAGCGTCTGCTGTCCCGGTTAAAATCGGTAACGCTGCACCAGAATCAGGAAGAAATTTTTACGAAGCAGTCGTCAGTTTTTCCTGCATTGGGAACTGAGCTGGATTCTTTTTTACAAAAAAGAAGAAATAAATATTGCTATTTTCTTTGCTTTGTATCTTTTTATGACAGGCTAAAAGATGCTGAAATGAAGGGTGCCCAAAATTCTTGGGCACCCGATTTCTATAGGGGGGTAAATGTAGGGGCAGGTTGTTGCTGAAAGCTGTAATTGATGCCTTCTGGGTTGCTGATCAGGTCGGCTAGTAGCTCATCAATCTGGGCATGATTCACATTGGGCATACAGATGAGGTGCGAAAGACCGTTTTCTGAGGCCAACTGCCACTTCTGACAAATCCATTTGGATGGCGCAGGAAAAACTACGGTAATCGCATTTGGATTGCTCCAGGCCTCGATTCCAAGATCTTTCAGTTTGGCTTCGGCATAAGCAGCAATGCTTAGGCTGTGAATCGCTCTTTCTTTCAGGCCTTTTAAGCCTAGTTTTTTTAACGTATACCAGAGGAATAATGGCGTATGTCCATTCCTGGAACCGGTAATCGTGGTATCTACGCTTCCGATGTAATCAATGGAACGCGCAATCCTGTCGCGGTTGGTCTTTTTGACAATCACTAAACCGCATGGCATTGGAGAACCCAAAAACTTATGTCCGCTGATGGCAATACTATCCGCACCATCTGCAAAATCAAAAGCTGGACGAGGCTCAATAAATGCACTGTAGCTTCCTGATAAAGCACCATCTGCATGGATGTAATGATTTTTTATCGCCAGATTTCTCAGAATGCCCTTAATCTTTTTTACATCATCCCTCGCTTCGGTCATTGTGGTACCAATATTGGCAAAAATCACCACCGGCAGGTGCCTGTTCATCAATAGGCTATTGTGTAAATCCTCATAATCCATTTCGCCATTCTCCTGAGAACGAATCGCAATATTTGGCATGTTGAGCAATAACAGGTTCTTTTGCACACTATAGTGTGTCGCATCAGAATAGTAAACCATGGCTTTAGGATACAATTCTCTGGCCAGATAAAGGCCGTATAAATTGCCTTCTGAGCCGCCATTGGTTACATATCCCCACCAATTGTCGGTAGGGGCACGAAATAAATTCGCAAAAAATTCGATCACTTCCCTTTCCATTTCCCTGGTATCTACTGCATAGGTAGATTCCGTAAAAGGGTCTCCAAGGTTATTGATCGGATATTGAAGGAAAGGAAGCAGGTCGGTATAGTCAAAATCTTTAGAAACCGGGTAGCCCAGAAACAAACGAGTCCGGTCTTTCACTTTTTCATAAAGTTCTGATAATCTTTTGTTATCCTGGGTTGAAAGGTTAAAGTCCATAGTTCTAATAGGTGGTTCAGACTACAAATCTAGAGATCTCCATTCGATTGGTCTTTAAAATGATTAATATTAGAAAATAAACACTTAATTTTACCTTTATGTAGTTTTATTCGTCTTAATGGCGCTAAATTACTGTAGAAATCAGAAAAACTAAACTAGATGGAACAGTTTGATAAAATGGATCAGCGCATATTAAATGCGTTACAGCAGAATGCAAGGCTAAATACAAAAGAGATTGCGCATAAAGTTGGGCTTACTGTAACGCCAACTTACGAGCGTTTGAAAAAGATTGAAAAGTCTGGGGTGATCAAGAATTATGTGACCTTATTGGATCGGGAAAAGATTGGAAAAACGCTGGCTGCCTTTTGTAACGTGACCTTGCAGGTACATTCGCTGCCTTTGCTGAAAAAGTTCGAAGCTGCTATGACTAAGCTGGAAGAAGTGATGGAATGCTATCACGTTGCCGGTACTTACGATTACCTTTTGAAAGTAGTCGTAAAAGATATGAGCAAATACCAGGACTTTTTAACGAATAAACTTGCTGCAATTGAAAATATTGCCAACGTAAACAGTTTGTTTGTGATGACAGAAATCAAGCACAATACTGCGTATACAATTGATCAATAAAGAACTATTTCAATTTTTCGTTGTTCTGATGGCGGTCGGTATCTCTGATGGTTTTTTTAACCAGGTTTTTCTCTAAGGCGCTGGTGAGGTCGATGCCGGTTTGGTTGGCCAAACAGATCAGGACGAACAATACGTCGGCCATCTCATCGCCAAGGTCTACTGCTTCATCGCTTTTTTTGAAGGACTGCTCACCATATTTTCTGGACATGATTCTAGCCACTTCACCCACTTCTTCCATGAGGATTGCGGTATTGGTGAGCTCATTGAAATAACGGATCCCTGTTTTATTGATCCACTGGTCTACGGTTTCCTGGGCTTCTGCTATCGTCATGTTATTGTTTATTTTTGGTATCTATTACAATGGTGACAGGACCATCATTAATTAAACTGATCTTCATATCTGCGCCAAAAATTCCTGTTTTGATCTCTTTTTGGAGGAGCGCAGATAATTTGGCAATCATTTCTTCGTATAGAGGAATGGCTTTTTCGGGTCTGGCTGCTCTGGTAAAACCGGGTCTATTGCCTTTTTTTGTGGAAGCAAAGAGGGTAAATTGACTAATCAGGAGAATATTTCCACCGACATCAGCAAGGGATTTGTTCATCTGGTCATTTTCATCGCCAAAGATCCTCATATTGACCATCTTCTGGCTAAGCCAGTCGAGGTCTTCATCGGTATCAGCGTCTTCAATGCCTAATAATACCAGAATACCAGTATCAATGCTGCCGGTTGTTGTTCCTTCTACTACACAGCTGGCTTCTGTAACTCTTTGAATAATTGCTCTCATCGTTATTAAAAACCGGTATTAAGCGCGGGTTTCGTTGCCATGGTAAATACTCAGGTAACTTTCGTACCTGCTAATTTCAATTTCACCATCTTCTACCGCTTTGATGACGGCACAGCCCGGCTCATTGACATGGCGACAGTTATTGAACTTACATTTGTTCATCAATGCACGCATTTCTCTGAAATAATGGCCCAATTCTTCAGGTCTGATATCAAAAATCCCCAATTCACGGATCCCTGGGGTATCAATCAGGTAGCCACCGAAAGGTAACACATGCATTTCTGCAAAAGTGGTAGTATGCTGTCCTTTATCACTTGCTTCAGAGATTTCTCCGGTTTTGATGTGTCTATCTGGAAGCAATGCATTGATCAGACTTGATTTTCCTACTCCGGAATGTCCCGAAAACAGGGTAGTTTTGTCTTTTAACAGGCTTTCTATCTGTGGGATATTGGTGCCTTCCAATGCGGATACCGTATAACAAGGGTAGCCGATGTTTTCATAAATATGCTTGTATTCTTCTAAAACCGCCAGTCCATCTTCATTAAACAAATCCAGTTTATTGAAAATCAATACTGCAGGAATGCGATACGCCTCGGCAGTAGCCAGAAACCGGTCAATAAATCCCAAAGAAGTTCTTGGGGAAACGAGGGTAACCACCAAAAATGCCTGGTCCATATTGGCCGCAATAATCTGTGCCTGCTTGGAAAGGTTGATGGATTTACGGATAATGTAATTGTTCCGCTCATGTAATTTATGTATTACCCCATTTTCTGAATTTGGCTCCAGCTCAAAGTCTACCTGATCGCCAACGGCAATCGGATTGGTGGTTTGAATGCCCTTGATCCTGAACTTCCCTTTAATACGGCAGTCGTATCTGTTGCCGTCTTCCGCTTGTACCTGATACCAGCTTCCTGTTGATTTTATGACTAATCCTTGCATATTATGGCGTAAAGGTAATAAAATGTTTGTCGGGAATCAGCGTCTGCAATCGCGTAGCTTGCGCTTTCCGTAAAACCGGGTTAAATTTTAAGCTGCTAAGGGTGCTAGAATCATTTTTCTGCTTTTTACCCTTGAATAAGAGTACTTTATCGCGGAAGGATTTATAAACCTACTCTATACCTTTTAATCGCAATATTTTAAAATTCAGGCAAAATATTTAGGTAATCATTTGTTAATTAGAAAAATATAACTTTACTTTACGCCACAGCACACTAAGTGTATAATGTACAATGTTTAATAATTCAAC
It contains:
- the rsmA gene encoding 16S rRNA (adenine(1518)-N(6)/adenine(1519)-N(6))-dimethyltransferase RsmA, which produces MSLVRAKKHLGQHFLTDKKIAAKIVNGLVHTDQYKQVLEVGPGMGILSDLLLERADLETFMIDIDVESYHFLKEKYPQLGDRLINGDFLALDLSSIFKEKYAIIGNFPYNISSQILFKILENRSQVVEMVGMFQKEVAERCASKEGTKDYGILSVLIQAYYDIEYLFTVKPGTFNPPPKVNSGVIRLSRNDVETLPCDEKLFWRTVKAGFNQRRKTLRNALSGVVPKEKMDDHIFFDKRAEQLSVAQFIELTQHLTQLSQ
- a CDS encoding HIT family protein, translated to MASIFSKIVDGEIPAHIVAETTEFLAFLDVNPLTMGHVLVIPKKEIDYIFDMEEESYVGLTMFAKIVATGLKEAFPCKKVGVAVIGLEVPHVHIHLIPMNAVNDMNFSKEKLKPSQEELAEAALKIKAALNETTA
- the greA gene encoding transcription elongation factor GreA; its protein translation is MTEVTYYTQDGLDKLKAELHQMKTTGRQQISKAIAEARDKGDLSENAEYDAAKEAQGLHEAKIAKLATTLSTARLIDESKLDTSKVLALSIVKIKNVKNGSTMSYQLVAESEADLKTGKISVKSPIAKGLLGKSVGDKIEIQVPAGMIEFEILEITR
- a CDS encoding histidine decarboxylase, whose protein sequence is MDFNLSTQDNKRLSELYEKVKDRTRLFLGYPVSKDFDYTDLLPFLQYPINNLGDPFTESTYAVDTREMEREVIEFFANLFRAPTDNWWGYVTNGGSEGNLYGLYLARELYPKAMVYYSDATHYSVQKNLLLLNMPNIAIRSQENGEMDYEDLHNSLLMNRHLPVVIFANIGTTMTEARDDVKKIKGILRNLAIKNHYIHADGALSGSYSAFIEPRPAFDFADGADSIAISGHKFLGSPMPCGLVIVKKTNRDRIARSIDYIGSVDTTITGSRNGHTPLFLWYTLKKLGLKGLKERAIHSLSIAAYAEAKLKDLGIEAWSNPNAITVVFPAPSKWICQKWQLASENGLSHLICMPNVNHAQIDELLADLISNPEGINYSFQQQPAPTFTPL
- a CDS encoding nucleotide pyrophosphohydrolase, translated to MTIAEAQETVDQWINKTGIRYFNELTNTAILMEEVGEVARIMSRKYGEQSFKKSDEAVDLGDEMADVLFVLICLANQTGIDLTSALEKNLVKKTIRDTDRHQNNEKLK
- a CDS encoding 2-hydroxyacid dehydrogenase, whose amino-acid sequence is MSKGRILIVDELHPVFKERAIALGYEVDDLPLYTREQTLAAISNYQGIAVRTKFRIDQELMAAAPSLKFIARAGAGLDNIDVDYARSRNIELLNAPEGNMDAVGEHATGMLLSLMNNFRNADQEVRNGIWDREGNRGYELKGKTVGIIGYGFMGKSFAKKLAGFEVNVIAYDKYKTGFSDAYAKEVSMEEIVKHSDVLSLHIPLTSETRQMVDEEYFFHFRKPIFFINTARGEIVNTQAVLQAIQTGKILAAGLDVLEVEKFPSLQQTPWFNDLKSSGKLILTPHVGGWTFESYRKISEVLADKLIAVI
- the dtd gene encoding D-aminoacyl-tRNA deacylase, with the translated sequence MRAIIQRVTEASCVVEGTTTGSIDTGILVLLGIEDADTDEDLDWLSQKMVNMRIFGDENDQMNKSLADVGGNILLISQFTLFASTKKGNRPGFTRAARPEKAIPLYEEMIAKLSALLQKEIKTGIFGADMKISLINDGPVTIVIDTKNKQ
- a CDS encoding Lrp/AsnC family transcriptional regulator, which encodes MEQFDKMDQRILNALQQNARLNTKEIAHKVGLTVTPTYERLKKIEKSGVIKNYVTLLDREKIGKTLAAFCNVTLQVHSLPLLKKFEAAMTKLEEVMECYHVAGTYDYLLKVVVKDMSKYQDFLTNKLAAIENIANVNSLFVMTEIKHNTAYTIDQ